CTCCGGACCAAAGGTGCTGGTGATCGCCGAAAACACGCGCTTCCGCGCGGAGAATGGAAGCGCCGAGCTGAGACATTCAGTGGAGCGAAGCTTTCCAACCTCGGTCATTGCTTCCCTGCCGGTTGAAACGGAGGAGGGTGAGAACCTCGTCGTGAACGCCAACCCACTGGTCGTGCGCGACGCGTCCGGACTGCTCGGACAATTGCGGCGCCCATCGCGGGCGATCAACGGCATGGTCCGGCCCGTCGCGAATGAGAACGCCGGAAACTGGCGAGTTGACGATCAACGCAGCACAATTGACCTTGATCACACCCGCGGTTTTGCGTTGAACACGGAGATCGAGAACATCCTTACGTTCGCAAGCGATTCGGCGGGACGCACGATAAATAATCCTGAACCTGGGGTCGTAACGGTGCATGAGCATATTTCGCTGTTGGCTCTGCCCAAAACGGGATTCCAGCCGCGAATCGCTGATCCTCGCGTTGGATTCTTCGGCGAACGATTTGACGACTTCTCCAGAACCTACAAAGAATCGTTAAGTCAGCATTACATCGATCGCTGGAGGCTGGAAAAGAAGGATCCCACGGCTGCTGTCAGCGAGCCGACCAAGCCCATCACCTTCTATCTGGATCGCGCCATTCCTGAGCCCATGCGTTCAGCCGCCCGTCGCGGAGCGCTGTGGTGGAACCAGGCGTTCGAGCAAGCCGGTTTCCGCAATGCGCTGGTGATCGAGGATCTCCCGGAAGGCGCCGATCCGCTCGACATTCGGTACCCGACCATCCAATGGACTAATCGCAGCGGACGCGGCTGGTCCGTAGGTATGGTGCAAACCGATCCGCGCACGGGCGAGATATTGCACGCGGTCGTTCAACTCGATTCGCACCGCATGCGTACCGTCAACAACTACTGGAATGTTGTCCCGCCTGCCTCAGGACGCGACGATTCCGGAATCGATCTTTTCGCAGAACTCGACAGCATCGATCCCCAGCTCTCCGAAGACGAGGCCCTGACTCGCCGCATCGCTCTGCTCACTTGTCACGAAATGGGACACGTCCTCGGACTTGAGCACAACTTTGCGGCCAGCACTTTCAACCGCGGCTCGGTGATGGACTACTTTGCTCCGCGCGTTGCGATTCGGAAGGACGGCACGGCGGATTTAAGCGATGCCTACATGCAGGGTGTTGGCAGCTACGACAAGTTCGCGATCGAGTGGGGATACAGTACCAGCGATTCCACGCAACCTCCGGCGTCACAAGATCCTCGCGAGAGGACTCGGCTCGAAGCGATAGTTCAGAAAGCTCTCAAGCAAGGCATCTTCTGGGGGAACTATGACGATCCGCGCTGGAACGCCTACGACGACGGTCCCGATCCAGTCACTTGGTTGCAGCAGGTTCTGCCTGTCCGCAATGCCCTGCTCGCGGCGTACAGCTCCTCGAACCTGCGCAGTGGCGAGCCCACCTCCAAACTGGCATCGCGTCTCGCTCTCGTTTATCTCTTCCATCGTTATGCGCTGGCTTCCGCGATCAATACGGTGGGCAGCGCAAAAGTTCCTCCAGCGTTGGCAGGAGATGGCCAAAAGCCGCTTGAAGTGTGGGACGCGCAGGCTCAACGGGAAGTTATCAAGCTTTGCTTGCAGGCGCTTCGACCGGCTGAGTTGGAGGTTCCGGCACGGCTTTGGAGTGACCTGATGCAGTACGAGAACGATGGGAATGATCCTGAGGCGTATAAGTCCAGTGCGGGTTATGTCTTCAGTCCCTACGATGGTGCCCGCTCAATCGCTGAGATCATCTTCGGCGGCCTTCTTGATCCGGAGCGTCTGGCGCGCATGGATTCCATCCATCACTTCGTCTCCGCATCCCCTTCGAGCAACGAGGTGCTCTCGACCCTGGTGAACAGTACGTTTTTGACGCCGGCATCGGCAAGCGCAACAACGTCTTCACGCAGGAGCTACAGCGATCTCTCTGACGTCGTAAAGAACGAATTGGCGGACCGATTGATGATCTTGGCCGTTAACGATGACGCCACAGCCGAGGTTCGTTCTCATGCCTGGACAGCGGTAAGTACCGTTTATGGGAATGAAAAAACGGCGCTGGGGTCGGCCAGCGACATAGTGCGGCGCGTTGAGGCGTTCATGCGCGATCCCAAGCAGAATGTGCCGAAGCTGAGGCCTTCAGGCGCGCCGGCGGGTCCGCCCATTTAGCGAATCGTCCCCGCAGATTGGAACTCGGCGGTATTTCCTCCTTGAAGTTAGGGAGTCAGCACGATTTTGCCGTAGCTGCCCGGTTTAAGGACTTCCTCGTGAGCGCGTGCGGCTTCGGCGAGCGGGAGTTCCTTGCCGATCACAGGACGCGCCACGCCAGTTTCGAGGGCTGCGCCAAGAGCGGCGTGAATGCGAGAGCGCTCCACATCCGACACGTTCAGCACTGTCATCCCCAAGATCGTTGCATCGCGAGTCATGGCATCTCGGAGGTTGATCTCGATAGTTCCGCGATTGCCCACAATGACAATGCGTCCGCGCATGGCGACCATGGAGAGATCCTTTGCAAGATTCTTGTTCGCCAGCATCTCGAGGATGACGTCGGCTCCGCGATCGGCGGTTAGTTTCTTTACCTGCTCGGGAAGATCGAGTTGCGTGTGATCGAGGACGTGGTGTGCGCCTTGCTCCTTCACGAGCGCTTTTCCCTTTTCGGTACCGGCTGTCCCAATGACGGTTATTCCGTGAGCACTCGCCAACTGGACGGCGGCTATTCCGACGCCTCCGCTCGCGCCATGGACGAACACTGTCTCGCCGGGCAAGCCTTGGGCCTTATCGAAGAGCGCGCGATATGCGGTTACATACGGGACGCCGATGGCGGCGCCTTGCTGAAAAGAAATCTTCTTGGGAAGCGGATGAACTTGCGACTCCTGGCATAACGCAAACTCGGCATACGCTCCGGTCAAGGTTCCGGCGACGTAAACGCGGTCGCCGGCTTTGAATTTATTTACGCCGGGTCCTACTTCGGCAATTACGCCGGCAGCGTCGGCTCCTGGCGTGTACGGAAGTTGGGGTTTAATAGCGTACGTGCCCGTGCGCATGTACGTATCGAATGGATTTATCCCGACGGCATGAATCTTGACAAGGACCTGACGTTCTGCAGGATGCAGGCCAGGCACCTCCTCGAGTTTCAGGACTTCCGGTCCGCCGAACTGGTGAACACAAATGGCTTTCATCGCGCCACGCTCCTCGTACTATTTGCGACTCGCAGTGGTTCCGCGAAGATAGCTATCTGTCTTGTTGATCCAGTCCTGGCGCGGAGGATAAAAGACGTCGAGGTCCACCGTGTCTTCGACGGCTTCGGCTTTATGAGGAACGTTGGATGGGATGCAGAGGACTTCCCCGGCACGTACGATGATTTCTTTGCCTTCTATCCAGAACTTCAAAGCACCTTCCAGAATGTAAGTGACCTGTTCGTTCTCGTGACTGTGCTCGGGGACAACGCAACCCTTCTTCAAAAGAACCCGGGCAAGCATGACTTTGTCACCGGTAATCATTTGCCGGTGTAGGAGAGGGTTCAACTGCTCCAGTTCCACATCTTTCCAGGCGGTGTATTTCATAGGTTCAGACTATCAAGCCTTTCGTGAAAAAGTTGTTGGCAGCAAAAGTCGCGTGCTCCGTTAAAGACTCCGCCACTTGAGCGTGCATTGCTTGCGGTTACTCTCGCGAGCCAACTCGAGAGCATGCATTACATCGAGCATCTGCTCGTGAGTCACATCAATGCCAGCCGTGCCAAGGATCGCGTCGCGCACATTTGCATAGAAGAGACAGTAGTTGCCCGGCAGAGTCGGGATGGTTTCGGCAGTCACTGCTCCATCTTGTGAACCATACAACGTGCCCCACTTCTCCCTCGCTTCCCTACCCCAAGTATCATCGCGCGGAATCTCTCCGCGTTTCAAAGCTTCTTCCTGCGGATCGATTCCATGTTTTACGAATGCTGCCTTCTCTCCACGAAGCAAGAATCTCAGGTCCGGAGCTATAGCGATCATGCTGGCCCGAAGCAGCGCCCGCGCCCTGGGGTAGTGCAAGGTAACATCGAAAGCATCGTCCACCAGCGCGCCGTCGCGCTCGATGCGTATATCGGCAGTAATCGCGCTTGGTCGCCCAAACAGCACCATGGCCTGATCGATGAGGTGAACGCCAAGATCGAAGAACACTCCGCTTCCCGGCTCAACTTTCTCCCGCCATGCTCCCGGACGCATCTGCAGGCGATAGCGATCAAAATGTACTTCATAGAGAGCAATTCGTCCGAATCGTTGTGACTCCACGAGTTGCCGGATCGTGCGGAAGTCTCCATTGGAACGCAGATTCTGGTACACGGTTAGCAAACGGCGATGTTGTTTCGCCAATTCGATTAAATCTAATGCTTCTTCATACGTGGTAGTGAAAGGCTTGTCTACTACGACGTCCTTGCCGGCCAGCAGCGCTTGCTTCGCAAGCCCATAATGGGAAGCGTTCGGAGTAGCAATGACCACCAACCTGATCTCGTCGATGGCAAGGAGATCCTCGATGGACTTTACGATGGTCGCCTGCGGATAGAGAGCTGAGGCGTCACCTGCGCTGCGCTGGACAATAGCTCGGAGACGCAGCCCCGGCACCGCGGCGATGATCGGCGCATGAAACACCCGGCCGGCAAAGCCGAAACCGACTAGACCAATATCTATCGTCACCTGCTCCTCCTCAGAAACTCGGTTGCGCAAGACGAAGCATAATAGAATCAGTAACGCACCTGGACGCCAGAACTGTGCAAACTGCACGCATTAACCTGCATCAATTTGAGGGCGAATGGAAAGACGACAGCAGTCCCGTATCGACGACACCGAACTTCAGGAGTTCTTTCGTAACATCGAAGACGCCTTCTACCGCAAGTTTCAGCGGGAGATGCCCGGCGAAGCGCGGCGCTACTTGCACTTGGCAGAGGGAGTGATCCGCTCCGGGGAGCAGGAGCTCAGAAGCGAATCCTCACGAGACGGGCTACGCTCCTGATCTTCTAGCAGCGGATAGAGCCATGCCTATTCAATCAGCGGCACGTGATTGAGGTGCGCGGTCCGATGCTTCAGATAGGTTCCTGGACTGATTCCAGAGAATTCGCGGAAGTCGTGATTGAAATGCGCCTGGTCGAAGTAGCCTGCATCAAGCGCAACGTCGGCCCAATCGATTTCATTCCCATCCTTGCCATGAACAACGCGCAACACACTTTGAAACCGCTGGATGCGACAAAACAGTTTTGGCGCTAGGCCGATTTCATCGCTGAAGACCTGCACGAACCTTCGCCTGCTAATACCAATTCGGTCAGTCAACTCAGCGACAGTTCCTGAGAATTCGCCCGTGATGAATGCGAGAGCGGCATGCACTGCCGGGTGTCTCACAAATGGCTTCCGGGCCTGCTCCAGTAATCATCGCTCAAAGGTGAGAAATCTTTCTCTGGGAGTGGCGCCTTCGAGGATTCTGCCTCTGATGTCGGCTCCGCTGCTTCCCCACAGACATTCGAGGGAGAGATTCTGATCCAGCAACTCACTAGTCGGCGGCTTGAAAAACCGGGAGACGCCGCCCGGTCGAAAGTGAATCCCGATCAATGAAGCCTGACTGGCCGTATCAATTACTTCGTAGCGTGAACGCGGGCCGGCGAAGATCGATCCAGAAAGTTTTTCGAACAGTTCCGGGCGATCAGTATCGTAGATCCTGAGCTCATCTTCACGCAGGTTGATGACAACCTGCATGGAGCCATCCGGCATGATGCGTTCCTTCGCATGGGGCTGCGTGTAGCCCTCGTAGTACCAGAACAGCTCAACGAACTCCGAGAGCGGCGGCTTCGGAGCATATTTCAGGAAAAGCATCGACAAATAATACTGCGAAGCGACCACAGATTTCGCAGCTCTGGATGACACTCCCTGATTCCGCTGATTGAAACCCGCAACAAAGTTTCGCTCGCGATACCAACCCGGCAGCTGTCCGCAGCTTCTCTCTGGGGATGGAGAGGACTTTCAATGCTCATTGCACGGCAGTCGAACATCCAGGTGCTGATGTGGCCGTTGTACTGCGCTGTGCTGCTTCTCACTTCATGCGGCGGCACTGGCGCTAGCTCGACCGCGACTTTGCCCAGCCCGACTCCGCAACCAGTTCCCAGCCAGCCGGCTGCACAGCAGAGTTTGTCGCGATGGTCGTGGAAGAGAACCACTCCTACGAACAGGTGATCGGCAATTCGTCCATGCCGTATCTGAATAGCCTGGCGCAACAGGGAGCGTTGGCCACGCAGTATTACGCAGACACGCATCCTTCCATCGGAAACTATTTCGCATTGACAACGGGAGCTGTACAGACCAACGACAACAACTTTCCCGGCCCATTATCCGCAGATAATCTCGCGCGTGAATTAGCTGCTTCAGAAAAAACGTGGAGGGTGTATGCGGAGGATCTTCCCTCGGCAGGATACTTGGGAACCACGGTCGGCAATTACGAGAAACATCACAATCCCTTCGCTTACTTCAGCGACGTTGTGAATGATGCCAGCCAGGGCAGCAAAAATTGTTCCCCTTACACAGTTCACGACCGACGTGAGTTCTGGCGCGCTCTCCGATTTCGTCTTCGTATTACCGAACACCATCAATGATGGGCATTCGTGTTCGACGGGAACAGTCTGCAGCGACAGCGACCTCTTAGGCCGTGCCGATCAATGGCTTAAGGCGAATCTCAGTCCTCTGCTCGCTACATCTCGATTTCAATCCAGTGGCTTGCTTCTGATTACGTTTGACGAGTCCAACATCGCCAATATCCGCAACGGCGGCGGGCGGGTGCCTCTGATTGCGTTCGGTCCAAAAGCTAAGGCAGGCGTACAGTCAGCGGTCTTCCACAAACACGAGAACACTCTGAAGACGGTGTGCATAGTCTTAGGTGTGGCTAGTTGCCCAGGTACTGCGGCCTCCATGAGCGCCGAGGATGATCTCGTTCAGCACTGAGCAACCTCCCCTATCGGAGCATTGAGTAGCCCCGAAGAACGAAGGCTGATCGTCTAAGCTATTCCCACCAAACAATGCCAGCTTGTCTTTTCTGCCAGATAGTTAGTAGAGCGATTCCCGCGGCGATCGTCTTTGAAGATCAACTAACACTTGCCTTCCTCGATCACCGGCCTCTCTTTCCCGGTCACTGCCTTCTGATTCCGAAGGAACACATAGAAACGTTGAACGAAGTCTCCGCCCCTCTTCTGGACCGGCTCTCCGCAAATGCACGCTTGCTGGCGATCGGGATGGAAAAGGGCTTGGGAGCGCAAGGCGCATTTGTCGCAATCAATAACCGCGTCAGCCAGAGCGTGCCTCATCTTCACATACACGTGGTTCCACGAACCAAGGGAGACGGACTGAAAGGCTTCTTCTGGCCGCGTCAAAAGTATCGGGACGCTGAACACCTCGAAGAGACACGTGTATCGCTTGCTCGCGTGATGCAGGACCTGATGCTAAATAAGGCATGAAGCTTTTTCTGTCGGACATGCTGACTGCTACAACTCTCTCGAGCACCGCCTGAAAGTCTCTGGAAGAATTCACAGCTCTTCGGTGTCCAATAGGGAGGAAGAATTTTCGTTCCGGTATTTTAAGTCCTGTTGAATCTGTGGAAGCTTTGACCGACGTTTCGTGCATCCAAAGCAAACACACAGCCACTTTTCTTCAAGCGAAACTGCAACATCTTCTTGCAGACTCTCTAAAAGAAAAGTTGTGGTGCGATTTTTTTTCTTGAAGCATTGATTTTTTTTCTTCTACCTGATTCATTCACGGCTGATGCTCACGAAGTCAACCTCACATGCGTTGACAAAACTTCTGTGAGGGTTAGAATACGAATGCTTCCTTACACTTCTTGAGTAGAAATACCCGACCCTTGAGCTCTCTGTTGACCCAATCCGACCTATCTGCGTTGACGCTGCACGGCAGGGGTAAAGTTAGGGATATTTATGAGGCAGGAGACGATCTGCTCTTCCTTGCCTCTGACCGGATTTCAGCGTTCGATCATATCCTGGCAACGGAGATTCCCGATAAGGGAAAGGTGCTCACTCAGCTTTCTCTTTTTTGGTTCGATCATCTGCGGGATGTCGTTTCGAATCATGTAATCACGGCGAGCGTTGAAGAATATCCAGAGCCGTTACGATATTTCCAGGATCAATTGCGCGGCCGCTCGATGCTGGTACGACGAGCGAAGATGTTTCCCGTGGAGTGTGTGGTCAGAGGGTATCTTTCTGGGTCAGGATGGAAGGACTACAGGCAAAGCCAGTCTGTTTGCGGAATTCGCCTTCCTGCCGGGCTCCGCGAATCAGATCGTTTGCCGGAGCCGATCTTCACGCCAGCCACTAAGTCCAACACCGGGCACGATATCAACATCCCGTTCGGTGAAATGGTGCGGCTGCTAGGCAGCAGCACCGCCGAGACACTCCGGGAACTCTCTCTGCGTATCTACGGACTCGCCGTTGAGCATGCCATGAATCGCGGAATTATCGTCGCAGACACAAAGTTTGAATTTGGCACGGTGAACGGTGAGATTGTGCTTGCCGATGAGGTACTTACTCCGGATTCCTCTCGCTTCTGGCCGGCCGAGAGCTACCGTCCGGGTGGACCACAATCCTCTTACGACAAGCAGTTTGTTCGTGACTATCTGGAATCCATTCATTGGGACAAGAACCCGCCTGCTCCCTCGTTGCCGGAAGACGTAGTTCGGAAAACGCGGGAGAAATATATCCAGGCATATCGTCAACTTTCGGGAAAGGAACTCGAACTGTGACGATCTTTGACTGGGGAATCATCGGTATCGTTGTGATTTCAGTCTTGTTGTCTGCGGCACAGGGATTCTTCTACGAGATCTTCTCACTGGCCGGAGTCGTTCTCGGTTACTTGAGCGCGATTTGGGGATACCATCGCCTCTCGGCTGTGTATCGCCCTTATGTAAACGCAACGCAGTATGCAGATATTGCCGCTTTCCTCACCATTTTTTTCGCCGTGCTGATTCTTGCCGGCATCATCGGACGCATTGCCCGGTGGATGATGAAGGAAGTCGGCTTGAGTTCAATCGATCGTCTTCTAGGAGGAGCCTTCGGGCTCGTCCGAGGCGTCGCTATCGTCACAGTCGGTGTGCTGGCCATTGCGGCATTCTCTCCTGACAATCAGGCGCTGGCCCGTTCCAGTATGGGAGGCTACTTTCTCGTGGCCGCCCGCACTGCAACCTGGGTTGCGCCTTACGAGTTGCGGGCTCGCGTGCGTTCAGGCGCGCAAGCCATCAGCAACTTGCAGGCGAATGCGGATTTACGCGCCGACTCGGAGAAGAAGACCTCTCCGGCAGGAACAGTTAAGTAGTCTTCGCCCTTCATATCCTGCGGCCCTGGGTGGCTGTGCGTGTTGACTCGATTTCTGTGTGATTTTGGAGGCTCTGTGAAGAACCAGCTTGAGGCGCTCGTTGCACAAATGCACGAGTCCGGCATTCTCTATTCGGAAGCAGTTCGCGAATTCAAAAAGCGCTTCATCATGAATGTGCTCGATCGCAATCATGGAAACCAGAGCAAAGCTGCTCGCGAACTTGGAATGCATCGCAATACTCTGAGCCGGACTATCTCAGAGCTCAACCTCGATCTCGGCGAGTTGCGTAACAGCGCTCGGCGCCCGCCCCGTAGTGCCCGCCTCGAACCTGAGCTTCTGGAGAAGAAAGCTGTACGATGATTGAATGAAGCTGCGCGACACCGCCAGCAAAACAATCAGCGACCAGGGGCCGCGCGACCGCGGAGGGCTAGCTGCGCCTTCCGCGTTGAAGACCGGATGGGTAAGCGCTGAAAGCACGGGCGCGTCCTCGGCATCTTTCACATACATTCAGCAGGGATTCGACTGGACAGCGTACGACTGCTATCTATTCGACATTGATGGCACACTGCTGAACAGCCGGGACGCCGTTCACTACCATGCGTTTCATCGCGCTGTGGCGACGGTGTTCGAACTCGAATTCCGACTCGACGGTGTTCCCGTTCACGGCAATACCGATGTCGGGATATTGCGTGCTTACCTCGAGCAAGCCGACGTGCCCGAAAGCGAGTGGCGTTCCCGTTTACCCCAAGCTCTGGAACTCATGAGCGCAG
This genomic window from Terriglobales bacterium contains:
- a CDS encoding zinc-dependent metalloprotease yields the protein MKSLLLAFLLSSLVFAQNDNPRSATQPATAPSHKDENRLQGLKRNDGFIPFYWDAKKGVLLFELSPQRLSEEFIYFTGLSSGVGSIEMFADRSSVGGSQLCRFVRSGPKVLVIAENTRFRAENGSAELRHSVERSFPTSVIASLPVETEEGENLVVNANPLVVRDASGLLGQLRRPSRAINGMVRPVANENAGNWRVDDQRSTIDLDHTRGFALNTEIENILTFASDSAGRTINNPEPGVVTVHEHISLLALPKTGFQPRIADPRVGFFGERFDDFSRTYKESLSQHYIDRWRLEKKDPTAAVSEPTKPITFYLDRAIPEPMRSAARRGALWWNQAFEQAGFRNALVIEDLPEGADPLDIRYPTIQWTNRSGRGWSVGMVQTDPRTGEILHAVVQLDSHRMRTVNNYWNVVPPASGRDDSGIDLFAELDSIDPQLSEDEALTRRIALLTCHEMGHVLGLEHNFAASTFNRGSVMDYFAPRVAIRKDGTADLSDAYMQGVGSYDKFAIEWGYSTSDSTQPPASQDPRERTRLEAIVQKALKQGIFWGNYDDPRWNAYDDGPDPVTWLQQVLPVRNALLAAYSSSNLRSGEPTSKLASRLALVYLFHRYALASAINTVGSAKVPPALAGDGQKPLEVWDAQAQREVIKLCLQALRPAELEVPARLWSDLMQYENDGNDPEAYKSSAGYVFSPYDGARSIAEIIFGGLLDPERLARMDSIHHFVSASPSSNEVLSTLVNSTFLTPASASATTSSRRSYSDLSDVVKNELADRLMILAVNDDATAEVRSHAWTAVSTVYGNEKTALGSASDIVRRVEAFMRDPKQNVPKLRPSGAPAGPPI
- a CDS encoding NADPH:quinone reductase, translated to MKAICVHQFGGPEVLKLEEVPGLHPAERQVLVKIHAVGINPFDTYMRTGTYAIKPQLPYTPGADAAGVIAEVGPGVNKFKAGDRVYVAGTLTGAYAEFALCQESQVHPLPKKISFQQGAAIGVPYVTAYRALFDKAQGLPGETVFVHGASGGVGIAAVQLASAHGITVIGTAGTEKGKALVKEQGAHHVLDHTQLDLPEQVKKLTADRGADVILEMLANKNLAKDLSMVAMRGRIVIVGNRGTIEINLRDAMTRDATILGMTVLNVSDVERSRIHAALGAALETGVARPVIGKELPLAEAARAHEEVLKPGSYGKIVLTP
- a CDS encoding cupin domain-containing protein, yielding MKYTAWKDVELEQLNPLLHRQMITGDKVMLARVLLKKGCVVPEHSHENEQVTYILEGALKFWIEGKEIIVRAGEVLCIPSNVPHKAEAVEDTVDLDVFYPPRQDWINKTDSYLRGTTASRK
- a CDS encoding oxidoreductase; amino-acid sequence: MTIDIGLVGFGFAGRVFHAPIIAAVPGLRLRAIVQRSAGDASALYPQATIVKSIEDLLAIDEIRLVVIATPNASHYGLAKQALLAGKDVVVDKPFTTTYEEALDLIELAKQHRRLLTVYQNLRSNGDFRTIRQLVESQRFGRIALYEVHFDRYRLQMRPGAWREKVEPGSGVFFDLGVHLIDQAMVLFGRPSAITADIRIERDGALVDDAFDVTLHYPRARALLRASMIAIAPDLRFLLRGEKAAFVKHGIDPQEEALKRGEIPRDDTWGREAREKWGTLYGSQDGAVTAETIPTLPGNYCLFYANVRDAILGTAGIDVTHEQMLDVMHALELARESNRKQCTLKWRSL
- a CDS encoding helix-turn-helix domain-containing protein — its product is MRHPAVHAALAFITGEFSGTVAELTDRIGISRRRFVQVFSDEIGLAPKLFCRIQRFQSVLRVVHGKDGNEIDWADVALDAGYFDQAHFNHDFREFSGISPGTYLKHRTAHLNHVPLIE
- a CDS encoding DUF6597 domain-containing transcriptional factor, translated to MSSRAAKSVVASQYYLSMLFLKYAPKPPLSEFVELFWYYEGYTQPHAKERIMPDGSMQVVINLREDELRIYDTDRPELFEKLSGSIFAGPRSRYEVIDTASQASLIGIHFRPGGVSRFFKPPTSELLDQNLSLECLWGSSGADIRGRILEGATPRERFLTFER
- a CDS encoding alkaline phosphatase family protein, whose amino-acid sequence is MVVEENHSYEQVIGNSSMPYLNSLAQQGALATQYYADTHPSIGNYFALTTGAVQTNDNNFPGPLSADNLARELAASEKTWRVYAEDLPSAGYLGTTVGNYEKHHNPFAYFSDVVNDASQGSKNCSPYTVHDRREFWRALRFRLRITEHHQ
- a CDS encoding HIT family protein, which produces MPACLFCQIVSRAIPAAIVFEDQLTLAFLDHRPLFPGHCLLIPKEHIETLNEVSAPLLDRLSANARLLAIGMEKGLGAQGAFVAINNRVSQSVPHLHIHVVPRTKGDGLKGFFWPRQKYRDAEHLEETRVSLARVMQDLMLNKA
- a CDS encoding phosphoribosylaminoimidazolesuccinocarboxamide synthase — translated: MTQSDLSALTLHGRGKVRDIYEAGDDLLFLASDRISAFDHILATEIPDKGKVLTQLSLFWFDHLRDVVSNHVITASVEEYPEPLRYFQDQLRGRSMLVRRAKMFPVECVVRGYLSGSGWKDYRQSQSVCGIRLPAGLRESDRLPEPIFTPATKSNTGHDINIPFGEMVRLLGSSTAETLRELSLRIYGLAVEHAMNRGIIVADTKFEFGTVNGEIVLADEVLTPDSSRFWPAESYRPGGPQSSYDKQFVRDYLESIHWDKNPPAPSLPEDVVRKTREKYIQAYRQLSGKELEL
- a CDS encoding CvpA family protein — translated: MTIFDWGIIGIVVISVLLSAAQGFFYEIFSLAGVVLGYLSAIWGYHRLSAVYRPYVNATQYADIAAFLTIFFAVLILAGIIGRIARWMMKEVGLSSIDRLLGGAFGLVRGVAIVTVGVLAIAAFSPDNQALARSSMGGYFLVAARTATWVAPYELRARVRSGAQAISNLQANADLRADSEKKTSPAGTVK
- a CDS encoding helix-turn-helix domain-containing protein, with amino-acid sequence MKNQLEALVAQMHESGILYSEAVREFKKRFIMNVLDRNHGNQSKAARELGMHRNTLSRTISELNLDLGELRNSARRPPRSARLEPELLEKKAVR